ttaacgtGGCATCATCGCCTGGCGCAAGGGAAAGGCAAGGCGAGCCGAGCCCCcaggggcgcgggggggcgctggggccAGCGCTGCCGGGCCGTGCCCCGCgccagtgctgcctgcccccGGCCGCGCCGACCCCCGGGGCAGCCCGCAGCGCACCGGGTGGCACcgcgccgcctccccccgcAGAGCCCTCTGCCGGCACCCCTgctcccggggcggggggaacGGGGCCGGCACCCCTCCGCCCGGGGTGAGGGGGGAACGGCCGGCCGCGGTTCTGCAGGGAGCGAAGGGGACTGATTGCCCCGCGGGGGAGGCGGGCggcaggcagcccccggggccggcggggagggggtggcgCTGCGTTACTCGCCCCGCCTTGCAGCCCCGTCACCCCGGGGCGCCCCGCACCCTTGAGCCTGGCAGAGACGAGCCCTgcgcagcccccccggcacccGGGAACGCTCCGCACGGGCACGGCTGTCCGCGGGAGCTGCCGCCGGGCGCGGCACCGAGCGGGAAGGGGGGCAGCGCCCCGGGGAGGGGGacccggccctgccccgcgAAGCACGGCGGGGGGGCGCAGCTGGCCCGGGGTCCCCCGGCTCCCCCCTGCGAGGTCCCCGCTCTCCGCCGGCATCCCCGCGGGGATCCCCGAGAGCCCCtccgggggggcggcggggacccCACGCCGGAGGAGGGGAATCCCTGCTCCCCGCCCTGCCTGCGCGTACGCCCCGTCCCTCCGCGGGGGCGCCCCCACCGGCTCTGccggctcccccctcccccccacacccacactTCCCCGTCCCTCCTCCCCGCCGCTCCGCAGCACAGTGCTTTTGCAGCCTGTGCAGCTCCTGAGACAGGAGgtgtttcagggttttttttcctccgtTTTCccgatttttttaaaatttcttcatctttttttgttctttttttattctccccctttcttttctccGGAGCGGACCTATTcggaggagcagcagcagccgcggACACGCCGGGGCCGAGCAGGGAGGATGGCTGGGGGGCGCCTCCCGGGGCTGCTCTTCCTTTTGCGTGAGTATCGCGGCGGCGAGTCGCGACATGGAGCCCTATCGCGATGAGGCAGCCCCTGGCTCCGAGACAGACCCGGCGCTGCTAGAGCACCGGTCCTGCTTCGTCGCCACCGGCTGCCCCGTCTCCGCTGCCCGCTCTGTCGCGACAGGGACGCCCCGTCGCGACAGGGGAGCTTATTCCAGCGGGctgggggcgggcagggggtgTTCAGGTGAGCTGGCAGAGTCTCGGCCGCCGCTCAGCGCATCTCTGCCCGCAGACGCCGCGGCTCGCCTGGCTGCCGAGCAAGAAGTTGAAAATCTCTCCGGGCTCTCCCCAAACCCCGAAAAGGACATTTTCGTGGTGCGGGAAAACCGCACGACGTGTCTCATGGCGGAATTCGCCGCCAAGTTCATCGTTCCCTACGACGTGTGGGCCAGCAACTACGTGGATGTGAGTggggccgggggagcggcggggggctCGGGGCTGCAGCGCCGCAGCCGCGGGGCCGCGGCAGgactggggcggggggctccgCCGGTGCTTTGGGAAGCCCTGTGTGCCCTCCGAGGGTATTcacccggggctggggctgggggcgggaGCCGGGGCCGCCCGTCTGAGCCCCGCTTCCCGTTTGCAGCTGATCACGGAGCAAGCCGATATCCCGCTGTCGCGGGGTGCCGAGATGAAGGGCAAGTGTGGCACTAACGAGTCGGAGCTGGAGATCTCCTGGCTGGAGCAAGCGTACACCCTCAAACTCTTCTTCCTGAAGGTATGTGGctcccccccgcgcccccgggggctggggggcacggcggggctgccggggcccTGACCGGCTCTGTCTCGGCAGGAGGGGCACAACACGTCCCGGGGGCCCGAGGCTTTCTGGAGGCTCAGCCGCATCCAGTTCACCTATGACACTGGCGAGCGCACCTACTTCAAGGATGCTGTCAGTCGTAAGCACCCTGGGGGGACGCGGTTTAAAGGGGATCCCTGGGGTCTGGCCAGCGGGGaactgggggcaggggggggcgggcaggcagAGACCAGCACCCCCGGGCTACTTACTCActtaaatgcagtttattgGGGGGGCCAGGTGCCAGTTTTAAACTACATATTATCTTAATCACCGCCGCTGCCATGGGAGGGAGAGCCCAGAGCCCAACCTCTGGCCACTTGCAGGGCTGCAGGTCCCCCCGAcagggcagtggggcaggggtcTACctggtctggaaaaaaaaagtctcatttcCCGCAGGAGATGTTTTCtaaggttaattttcttcttgcttccaATGGTGGTTGAATAGGTGGGGAAAGGAGCTGTTTCCCAAGATAAAGATGAGGCGGACATCAATAGCTGTACCCCTGCATGCCACTGCACCTCAGATCCTTCTCTTTTCTCACTgggtttcctttcttttggctTTCATTTTATCTCAGTTTTGCTCAGAAATGAGTTGCCTTGCGTTGAGCATTGAAACGCTGTCATTTGCAAATTGTTCTTCCTCAAGATTTTCAGACTCCAGCAAATGGGGCGTTAAGAGTTTATGGCATAAGGCACGCTGGACATGGAGCTATTTTTCCCGCTGCTATTTCTACTGTTTGGGTTCCCAAAACACGATAGTGGCAATGCCTCAGCATCCCctgcaaatgcaaaatgctgattgcctttctgtgctgctggagggggaacAAAGGGCTGCAGAAGAGTGGGAGGTGGAAGGCAGCCCCCAGTCCACCTCAATGAGCCGTATTCAGCTTTTATTTGTAAAGCAAGCTTGACAcgatgggaaaatattttctttgaaccTATAGTTGGGTGAAATGATCATGTTGTATTTTCAGGAAAGGTGATACGGCCTGTGTTGCTTTGTAGTGAGGTCCCCAAATTGCATTGCTCCTTCCCACCTGAATTCAGAGTCTAAGTGCAGCCACAGGAATTGCTGTTTCTCAAGTGTAGGGATTATGAGCACAGTCCAAGGATGAAACCCGCATACACACCAATAGAAACCAGTCCTCCGACTGCATGGACTTCAAGTCCTGCGAGATAAGCATagctggcagaagcagaacCAGCTCTCCCCTTTGTGCTGGAAGGACCAAGCGCTCCAGCTGTCCGTTCCTGCTTGCAGACAGCCAACCCGAGTACAGGAACTGC
This genomic interval from Falco cherrug isolate bFalChe1 chromosome 13, bFalChe1.pri, whole genome shotgun sequence contains the following:
- the LAMP5 gene encoding lysosome-associated membrane glycoprotein 5, which encodes MAGGRLPGLLFLLHAAARLAAEQEVENLSGLSPNPEKDIFVVRENRTTCLMAEFAAKFIVPYDVWASNYVDLITEQADIPLSRGAEMKGKCGTNESELEISWLEQAYTLKLFFLKEGHNTSRGPEAFWRLSRIQFTYDTGERTYFKDAVSPGKHTASSHRLSALVTPAGKSYECQAQQTISLVSSDHQKSVQLLLSEVRLQPFDITADFVFSEEHKCPVDQREQLEETLPLILGLILGLVIVITLCVYHIHHKLTANQVQIPRDRSQYKHMG